A DNA window from Brassica napus cultivar Da-Ae chromosome A4, Da-Ae, whole genome shotgun sequence contains the following coding sequences:
- the LOC106425527 gene encoding cytochrome P450 76A1-like, which translates to MIKLLTMHELIGIFASITLLIYVACLFHTKRRRVNLPPGPNPWPVIGNMFQLAGLPPHHSLTNLSRRHGPIMTLRLGSMLTVVISSSEVAREILKKHDAALAGRKIYEAMKGGKSSDGSLITAQYGPYWRMLRRLCTTQFFVTRRLDAMSDVRSRCVDQMLRFVEEGGQNGTKTIDVGRYFFLMAFNLIGNLMFSRDLLDPDSKRGSEFLYHTGKVMEFAGKPNVADFFPLLRFIDPQGIRRKTQFHVERAFEIAGEFIKERAEVRERERSDEKTKDYLDVLLGFRGGDGVDEEPARFSARDINVTVFEMFTAGTDTTTSTLEWALAELLHNPRTLTKLQNLLRTYFKSPNQKLQEEHLPNLPYLSAVIMETLRLHPPLPFLVPHKAMSTCHIFDKYTIPKETQVLVNVWAIGRDPATWVDPNMFKPERFITDPNPRDFKGQDYEFLPFGSGRRMCPALPLASRVLPLAIGSMVRSFDWALADGLKGEEMDMGEKIGITLKKAVPLEAIPIPYRGD; encoded by the exons ATGATCAAACTATTAACCATGCACGAGCTAATCGGAATATTTGCATCCATTACCCTCCTCATATATGTTGCATGTCTCTTTCACACCAAACGACGTCGTGTGAACCTGCCTCCGGGACCAAATCCATGGCCAGTGATAGGCAACATGTTTCAGCTGGCTGGTTTACCGCCGCACCACTCATTGACTAATCTTTCGCGGCGTCACGGACCTATCATGACTTTGCGGCTCGGCTCGATGCTGACGGTTGTGATCTCTTCGAGCGAAGTGGCTCGGGAGATTTTGAAGAAGCACGACGCAGCTTTGGCTGGTCGGAAGATTTATGAGGCGATGAAAGGAGGGAAGAGTAGTGATGGCTCGCTGATCACGGCTCAGTACGGTCCGTATTGGCGGATGCTGCGTCGGCTCTGTACCACTCAGTTCTTTGTCACGCGCCGTCTTGATGCTATGAGTGACGTACGCTCTAGGTGCGTCGATCAGATGCTTAGGTTCGTGGAGGAGGGCGGTCAAAACG GTACAAAAACTATCGACGTGGGGAGATATTTCTTCTTGATGGCATTTAACCTCATAGGAAACCTTATGTTCTCAAGAGATTTGCTTGATCCCGATTCAAAAAGAGGCTCCGAGTTTTTATACCACACCGGAAAAGTGATGGAGTTCGCTGGAAAACCCAACGTTGCCGATTTCTTTCCACTCCTAAGGTTTATTGACCCACAAGGCATCAGAAGAAAAACGCAGTTTCACGTGGAACGCGCGTTTgagatcgccggagagtttATCAAAGAAAGAGCTGAGGTTAGGGAGAGAGAAAGGAGCGATGAGAAAACGAAGGATTACTTAGATGTTCTTCTCGGGTTTCGCGGTGGCGATGGAGTTGACGAAGAACCTGCTAGGTTCTCTGCAAGAGATATCAACGTTACTGTTTTc GAAATGTTTACGGCGGGGACGGACACAACAACGAGCACGTTGGAGTGGGCATTAGCTGAGCTACTACACAACCCAAGAACCCTAACCAAACTTCAAAACCTACTCCGAACCTACTTCAAGTCCCCGAACCAGAAACTCCAAGAGGAACACCTCCCGAACCTTCCGTATCTCTCGGCGGTCATCATGGAAACCCTAAGGCTTCATCCACCTCTTCCTTTCCTGGTCCCACACAAGGCCATGTCCACTTGTCACATCTTCGACAAATACACTATCCCTAAAGAAACACAAGTCTTGGTCAATGTTTGGGCCATTGGTCGTGACCCTGCAACATGGGTGGACCCGAATATGTTCAAACCCGAGAGATTTATAACCGACCCGAATCCAAGAGACTTCAAAGGACAAGATTACGAGTTCTTACCGTTCGGGTCGGGACGAAGGATGTGTCCGGCTTTGCCTTTGGCGTCACGGGTGTTGCCGTTGGCGATTGGGTCTATGGTGAGATCGTTTGATTGGGCCTTAGCTGATGGCCTCAAGGGAGAAGAAATGGATATGGGAGAAAAGATTGGTATTACATTGAAGAAAGCTGTTCCTTTGGAAGCGATTCCCATTCCTTATCGAGGGGATTAG
- the LOC106425470 gene encoding peroxiredoxin-2E, chloroplastic-like, giving the protein MATSISVSRLLSSSSSVAKPLRSPTSAFTAPLSFTRSLAPNLSLKFNTRRSSSVSTTRSFATTITSAISVGDKLPDSTLSYLDPTTNDVKTVTVSSLTAGKKTILFAVPGAFTPTCSQKHVPGFVSQAAELRSKGVDVIACVSVNDAFVMEAWRKDLGVNDEVMLLSDGNGEFTGKLGVELDLRDKPVGLGVRSRRYAILAEDGVVKVLNLEEGGAFTNSSAEDMLKAL; this is encoded by the coding sequence ATGGCGACTTCTATCTCCGTCTCCAGActcctctcctcctcctcctccgtcgcCAAACCGTTACGTTCCCCAACCTCCGCATTCACGGCGCCGCTCTCCTTCACGCGCTCTCTCGCTCCTAATCTCTCCCTCAAATTCAACACCCGCCGCAGCAGCTCCGTCTCCACCACCAGATCCTTCGCAACAACCATCACCTCCGCCATTTCCGTCGGAGACAAACTCCCCGACTCCACCCTCTCCTACCTCGACCCCACCACCAACGACGTCAAAACCGTCACCGTCTCCTCCCTAACCGCCGGGAAGAAAACCATCCTCTTCGCCGTCCCGGGAGCCTTCACGCCCACCTGCTCGCAGAAACACGTCCCCGGATTCGTCTCCCAAGCCGCAGAGCTCAGATCCAAAGGCGTCGACGTCATCGCGTGCGTCTCCGTGAACGACGCGTTCGTGATGGAAGCCTGGAGGAAGGACCTCGGGGTCAACGACGAGGTGATGCTTCTCTCCGATGGTAACGGAGAGTTCACGGGGAAGCTTGGCGTGGAGTTGGATTTGAGGGATAAGCCCGTGGGACTCGGAGTTAGGTCACGAAGGTACGCGATCCTTGCGGAGGATGGTGTTGTGAAGGTTCTGAATCTTGAAGAAGGAGGTGCTTTTACCAACAGTAGTGCTGAGGATATGCTTAAAGCTCTTTGA